In Pedobacter sp. WC2423, the following are encoded in one genomic region:
- a CDS encoding Tex family protein produces the protein MNNHSKIIAAELAVSEKQVIATIELLDEGATVPFISRYRKEVTGSLDEVQVAAVRDRFQQLRELDKRRDAILKALTTLGKLTPELEAQLHAAENITTIEDIYLPYKPKRKTRASEARRKGLEPLALLIFEQGKLNPDEEAVKYLNTELGVVNTEEALAGARDIIAEMINENAEVRTDMRQYFQQKAIMKSSVIKGKEEEGIKYKDYFEWEESVKSAPSHRVLAMRRGENESILKVEAMPEEDGAIAILEKQVIQGNSAAAKQVELALHDCYKRLLGPAMETELRLLAKQKADEEAIRVFAENARQLLLAAPMGQKNVLAVDPGFRTGCKVVCLDRQGKLLENTTIYPHTGQGNIKNAADAIQKLCVKHEVEAIAIGNGTAGRETETFIRGLNLAGVLIVMVNENGASIYSASEVAREEFPTQDITVRGAVSIGRRLMDPLAELVKIDPKSIGVGQYQHDVDQTKLQQSLDDTVMSCVNAVGVELNTASKQVLAYVSGLGPQLAQNIVTYRNEHGAFKNRESLKKVPRLGDKAYEQAAGFLRIRDAAMVLDASGVHPERYALVNQMAKDLGHSVDELLKDVKLQKQIKLQQYVSDNVGLPTLNDIMKELAKPGRDPREAFEAFSFTEGVNEINDLKVGMKLSGIVTNITNFGAFVDIGVHQDGLVHTSQLADKFVANPNDIVKVSQKVEVTVKEIDVVRKRISLSMKSENAPKPAVRAKVDRPAVQRKPENNRAEPANRPQHNMPKPQQAKAQPEGDLQTKLEALKNKFK, from the coding sequence ATGAATAATCACTCAAAGATTATTGCTGCGGAATTAGCAGTCTCAGAAAAACAGGTTATTGCAACTATTGAATTATTAGATGAAGGGGCAACTGTGCCTTTTATTTCCCGTTACCGTAAAGAGGTGACCGGAAGTTTAGATGAGGTACAGGTGGCTGCCGTTCGTGATCGTTTCCAGCAATTGCGTGAATTAGATAAAAGACGAGACGCTATTCTGAAAGCGTTGACCACGCTGGGTAAATTAACACCAGAGCTTGAAGCTCAGCTTCATGCAGCTGAAAACATTACAACCATTGAAGATATCTACCTTCCATATAAACCAAAAAGGAAAACAAGAGCTTCTGAAGCCAGACGTAAAGGTCTGGAGCCTTTAGCCCTGTTGATTTTTGAACAGGGAAAATTAAATCCTGACGAAGAAGCAGTCAAATATCTGAATACAGAACTTGGCGTTGTGAATACGGAGGAAGCTTTGGCAGGTGCAAGGGATATTATTGCAGAAATGATTAATGAAAACGCAGAAGTGCGTACAGACATGCGTCAGTATTTTCAGCAGAAAGCGATCATGAAGTCTTCGGTGATTAAAGGAAAAGAAGAAGAGGGAATAAAATATAAAGACTATTTCGAATGGGAAGAGTCAGTAAAATCTGCACCTTCGCACCGTGTTTTAGCTATGAGACGCGGAGAAAATGAATCTATATTAAAAGTAGAAGCCATGCCTGAAGAGGATGGCGCGATTGCAATCTTAGAAAAACAGGTGATTCAAGGAAATAGTGCTGCTGCTAAACAAGTAGAATTGGCTTTGCATGATTGTTATAAACGTTTATTAGGTCCGGCAATGGAAACAGAACTTCGTTTATTAGCTAAACAAAAAGCTGATGAAGAAGCAATCCGCGTATTTGCCGAAAATGCGAGACAATTATTACTGGCTGCGCCTATGGGTCAGAAAAATGTACTGGCAGTTGATCCGGGTTTCCGTACAGGTTGCAAAGTCGTATGCCTGGACAGACAAGGTAAATTATTAGAGAATACAACAATCTATCCGCATACCGGGCAGGGAAATATAAAAAATGCTGCAGATGCGATCCAAAAACTTTGCGTTAAACATGAAGTGGAAGCCATTGCGATTGGAAATGGTACCGCAGGAAGAGAAACAGAAACTTTTATCAGAGGGCTGAACCTTGCTGGTGTATTGATTGTAATGGTGAATGAAAACGGTGCTTCTATTTATTCTGCATCAGAAGTTGCCCGCGAAGAGTTCCCAACTCAGGATATTACAGTTCGTGGCGCTGTTTCTATTGGCCGCAGGTTAATGGATCCTTTAGCTGAACTGGTTAAAATAGATCCTAAATCTATTGGTGTAGGGCAATATCAGCACGATGTAGATCAGACTAAGCTTCAGCAATCGCTTGATGATACGGTTATGAGCTGTGTAAATGCAGTTGGAGTAGAATTAAACACGGCCTCTAAACAAGTTTTAGCTTATGTTTCTGGATTAGGGCCACAACTGGCTCAAAACATTGTGACTTATAGAAATGAACATGGTGCGTTTAAAAACCGGGAGAGTTTAAAGAAAGTTCCGCGTTTAGGAGACAAAGCTTATGAGCAGGCAGCTGGTTTCTTAAGGATCAGAGATGCAGCTATGGTGCTGGATGCAAGTGGTGTTCACCCGGAACGTTATGCGCTGGTCAATCAGATGGCCAAAGATTTGGGTCATTCTGTGGATGAACTTTTAAAAGATGTAAAACTTCAAAAGCAGATTAAATTACAGCAATATGTTAGTGACAATGTGGGTTTACCTACATTAAATGATATTATGAAGGAATTAGCTAAACCAGGAAGAGATCCAAGGGAAGCTTTTGAAGCATTCAGTTTCACCGAAGGTGTGAATGAAATTAATGATTTAAAGGTAGGTATGAAGTTGTCAGGTATTGTAACTAACATTACTAATTTCGGTGCTTTTGTGGATATAGGTGTACACCAGGATGGTTTAGTCCATACGAGTCAGCTGGCTGATAAATTTGTGGCTAACCCGAATGATATCGTTAAAGTTAGTCAGAAAGTAGAAGTAACGGTGAAAGAGATTGATGTAGTTCGCAAGCGTATTTCACTGTCTATGAAAAGTGAAAATGCACCAAAACCTGCTGTACGTGCTAAAGTTGATAGACCTGCCGTGCAGAGAAAGCCTGAAAATAACAGAGCTGAACCGGCTAACAGACCTCAACATAACATGCCAAAGCCTCAGCAAGCAAAAGCACAACCAGAAGGTGATTTGCAAACGAAGCTGGAAGCTTTGAAAAATAAGTTTAAATAA
- a CDS encoding thioredoxin family protein — protein sequence MKKLSLILLATLSISTATFAQATKTKAPKEEVKIYNPAADAKADITAAVARAKAAKKHVFIQVGGNWCSWCIAFHHLVDNTPALKTYLNAHYETVLVNYSKENKNEAIMAGLGYPGRFGYPVFVILDGDGEILHIQNSGYLEEGKGHSVKKVTEFLEGWTYEALDPATYAKKDGAQ from the coding sequence ATGAAGAAACTATCACTGATTCTGTTAGCCACACTGTCAATTTCAACTGCAACTTTTGCACAGGCTACCAAAACTAAAGCACCAAAAGAAGAAGTAAAAATATATAATCCTGCAGCTGATGCCAAAGCAGATATTACTGCGGCTGTTGCCAGAGCTAAAGCAGCAAAAAAGCATGTATTTATACAGGTTGGCGGAAACTGGTGTTCGTGGTGTATTGCTTTTCATCATTTAGTGGATAACACCCCTGCTTTAAAAACTTACCTGAACGCTCATTATGAGACTGTACTGGTAAATTATAGTAAAGAGAACAAGAATGAAGCGATCATGGCTGGTTTAGGTTATCCGGGCCGTTTCGGCTATCCGGTTTTTGTGATCCTTGATGGGGATGGGGAAATATTACATATCCAGAATTCCGGTTACCTGGAAGAAGGAAAAGGACATAGCGTCAAAAAAGTAACTGAATTTCTTGAGGGATGGACTTATGAAGCCTTAGACCCTGCAACTTATGCTAAGAAAGACGGTGCACAATAA
- a CDS encoding PD-(D/E)XK nuclease family protein — translation MKAFLKEVAEDLVDRLGNTLHNSAVIFNNKRPVPYLQHHLADTIGKPFWSPSFYTIQEFFALSTDLLIADGFTQFFTLHQQYNELLKAEGAKEINPDVFYPTARIILSDFAQIDNDLVKADQLFEELEDIAVIEKDFQHLTIEQQQFLEQFWTSFSTGKQKNHQEQFIRMWRRMPKLYRGFHDALASKGLTSMAHVYRKLANGKADKPGFIDDFAKGKLVFAGFNALSNAEAVIFKRWNEAEKALFYFDTDTYYMEDDTQEAGLFLRKNIQRLGLPNALGQSRQLIKSVQKEVKVYKTQGQTAQAKILQQELEEDYPILDAVNNAGKIALILADESLLLPVLQTIPTHYEAEGKRTAVELNVTMGYPLLATSIFGLADLWLSVQSQLAGGKKDTVNHREVEAFLSHPLIGIPQETRNTLQLEILAKQLIEVDIPLLQRSGALAQLFFTKRNTAASAIINLQEVFKAVLTQQVEEKTLKQTEVDLFIATIKELNRLHDTLAEFAARLPLPFVLSLIQKAVQGIAVPLSGEPLEGVQVMGLLESRSLDFDHVYILGVNEGILPQVSASPSFIPDSIRRAYGLPVIENQDAISAYMFYRLLQRSRKISLVYNGQADDNTTGEPSRFLRQLEFESGYSFKYFDQSQSVATEHPVTVQIKKEGDVLKRLGLYLDQQDPSVRISATAVTTYMNCPVQFFYKYIAKIEEPKELSENLEANYIGSMLHFVLEKFYEELKAETPYITKERIVAHRKNLPRLTELAFVKVMYDDEKQVLSANGMQQVVLAIVTEYANVILDHDEKEAPFSIIGLESKDEIYFKINVAGVERQVTLHGIIDRVDQKNGVTRVVDYKTGRDELQYSSLEEIFDAETDKQNKALIQTLFYTYVYEQSRGITDMEPNLYLIRKMRKEGTLFSFSEGRGKKLQLQAEYLVELKKDFSRLLREKLEELFNPEIPFIHTTLADNCTYCPYLSLCGK, via the coding sequence ATGAAAGCATTTTTAAAAGAAGTTGCAGAAGATTTAGTGGACAGGTTAGGGAATACACTGCACAACTCTGCCGTGATCTTTAATAATAAACGACCTGTGCCTTATTTGCAGCATCATCTGGCAGATACCATTGGTAAACCTTTCTGGAGTCCGTCGTTTTATACTATACAGGAATTTTTCGCCTTATCGACAGATTTACTGATCGCTGATGGCTTTACACAATTCTTTACTTTACATCAGCAATACAATGAACTATTAAAAGCAGAAGGAGCGAAAGAAATTAATCCGGACGTATTTTATCCTACTGCAAGAATTATATTGAGTGATTTTGCCCAGATAGACAATGATCTGGTGAAGGCAGATCAGTTATTTGAGGAGCTGGAAGACATCGCGGTTATTGAAAAAGATTTTCAGCATCTCACTATAGAACAGCAACAATTTCTGGAGCAGTTCTGGACTTCATTCTCTACAGGGAAACAGAAAAATCACCAGGAACAGTTTATCCGGATGTGGCGCAGGATGCCTAAGTTATACCGTGGCTTTCATGATGCACTAGCTTCAAAAGGGCTGACTTCAATGGCACACGTATACCGGAAGTTAGCGAATGGTAAGGCAGATAAACCAGGCTTTATTGATGATTTTGCCAAAGGTAAATTAGTCTTTGCCGGATTTAATGCCTTAAGCAATGCGGAAGCTGTGATTTTTAAAAGATGGAATGAAGCTGAAAAAGCACTCTTTTATTTTGATACAGATACTTATTATATGGAGGATGATACGCAGGAAGCGGGATTATTCCTTCGGAAAAATATTCAAAGGCTGGGTTTGCCTAATGCACTGGGACAAAGCAGGCAGCTGATCAAATCAGTGCAGAAAGAAGTCAAAGTCTATAAAACACAAGGGCAGACTGCACAGGCAAAGATCCTGCAACAGGAACTGGAAGAAGACTATCCAATACTGGATGCTGTGAATAATGCAGGTAAAATAGCCTTAATTCTTGCGGATGAAAGCTTGTTGTTGCCTGTTCTGCAAACTATTCCTACACATTATGAGGCAGAAGGGAAGCGTACTGCAGTAGAGTTGAACGTAACCATGGGTTATCCGCTGTTAGCGACTTCCATTTTCGGGTTGGCAGATCTATGGCTTTCCGTGCAGTCTCAGCTGGCAGGAGGAAAAAAAGATACCGTCAACCATAGAGAGGTGGAAGCATTCTTATCTCATCCGCTGATTGGTATTCCGCAAGAAACAAGAAATACATTACAGCTTGAAATTTTAGCGAAACAGTTAATTGAAGTTGATATTCCTTTATTACAGCGTTCAGGAGCATTAGCCCAGTTGTTTTTTACCAAAAGAAATACGGCAGCATCGGCCATTATCAATCTTCAGGAGGTTTTTAAAGCTGTTTTAACACAGCAGGTAGAAGAAAAGACTTTAAAACAAACTGAGGTAGATTTATTTATTGCCACGATCAAAGAATTGAACCGTTTACATGATACGCTGGCAGAATTTGCTGCCCGCTTACCTTTGCCATTCGTTTTGTCACTGATTCAAAAAGCGGTGCAGGGAATAGCGGTTCCTCTAAGCGGAGAACCTTTAGAAGGCGTACAAGTGATGGGTTTACTGGAAAGCAGGAGCCTGGATTTTGATCATGTCTATATATTAGGCGTAAATGAAGGTATTTTACCACAAGTAAGCGCATCGCCAAGTTTTATTCCCGACAGTATCAGAAGGGCGTATGGTTTACCTGTTATTGAGAATCAGGATGCGATCTCAGCCTACATGTTTTACCGGCTGCTGCAACGTTCCAGAAAAATTAGCCTGGTTTACAATGGTCAGGCAGATGACAATACAACAGGAGAGCCAAGCCGGTTTTTACGTCAGCTGGAATTTGAAAGTGGGTATAGCTTCAAATACTTTGACCAGTCACAATCTGTAGCGACAGAACATCCGGTTACCGTTCAGATTAAAAAAGAAGGTGACGTTTTGAAACGATTGGGCCTTTATCTGGATCAGCAAGATCCTTCGGTAAGGATTTCAGCCACCGCGGTTACTACTTATATGAACTGTCCGGTGCAGTTTTTTTATAAGTATATCGCTAAAATAGAAGAGCCGAAAGAACTCTCAGAAAACCTGGAAGCAAACTATATTGGTTCGATGCTTCACTTTGTACTGGAGAAATTCTACGAAGAACTAAAGGCAGAAACTCCTTATATCACTAAAGAGCGGATTGTTGCGCATCGCAAAAATCTGCCCCGTTTAACAGAGCTGGCCTTTGTGAAAGTGATGTATGATGATGAAAAACAGGTGCTGTCGGCCAATGGAATGCAGCAGGTCGTGCTGGCTATTGTGACTGAATATGCCAATGTAATTCTTGATCATGATGAAAAGGAAGCTCCGTTCTCTATTATAGGATTGGAGAGCAAGGATGAAATTTATTTCAAAATCAATGTGGCAGGCGTAGAAAGACAGGTTACTTTACATGGGATTATCGACAGGGTAGATCAGAAAAATGGAGTAACACGGGTTGTCGATTATAAAACCGGGCGTGATGAACTTCAATACAGTTCGCTGGAAGAGATTTTTGATGCGGAAACGGACAAACAAAATAAGGCATTGATCCAAACTCTTTTTTACACCTATGTGTATGAACAGTCCAGAGGGATAACGGATATGGAACCTAATTTATACCTGATCCGGAAGATGAGAAAAGAAGGGACATTGTTCAGTTTTTCTGAAGGAAGAGGGAAGAAGCTGCAGCTGCAAGCTGAATATTTAGTGGAGCTGAAAAAAGATTTTAGCCGTTTACTACGGGAGAAACTGGAGGAATTATTTAATCCGGAAATCCCTTTTATACATACTACATTAGCCGATAATTGTACATATTGTCCGTATTTGTCCCTTTGCGGCAAGTAG
- a CDS encoding UvrD-helicase domain-containing protein — protein sequence MPQPLKILQASAGSGKTFSLTAHYLTLLLSGETKYREILAVTFTNKATEEMKTRIMEVLKGFATGDQEVEDYRILVLQAHPDLDAAILKEKSARIYKRILHDYSRFSVSTIDGFVQKVIRGFAFELGLDSGYKLEMNFDKVKNELADKLDEQLDANPELLQWIIDLALDRISNNISWNYRAELTDLAGEIFKERYQPFDNAIQALVQHTDMNVLFGDYHKETKKQIALFEETVKQLSLKALHIFEASGVNPDFLKGKSRSPLNNLKKIADEDFDKVESLGKLIDEPEEWFKPGSDASLYDTLNPVIRDLYQTYTNGLPDYILAQAFNKNLYYLRLMQEMAILLKTYREESGSLLISDAQNLLKGITGDDDDNPAFIWEKTGSRYRHFLFDEFQDTSANQWGNFRPLLKNAMAEANGKLIDHLIVGDVKQSIYRWRNGDWNILHQQAKKDIGATYVTDSSLEENYRSTRNIINFNNILFKALPILMQKNINTTVEAQSANPTLHEWWEEKGFSHIITDVYAEAEQKLTARTADGGTIDFNVLKTDENDAPLNKTSFKAAALHKMVETLKRLLIEEKRYQAGDACVLVRSNSEAIAVVDILMEHNINVISGEALLIENNTAVKILIDTLMVMAGMPSNTALYKANCISLYAQLQQRTLDPASLFNLKSKQLEELTGVLPADLCMHWRSWMQQPLPELLEKLISAYGLNETAYANHLPYLFALRDLAGNAGRQGEKGITSFLKYWKEEGSRKTLPSSESTDAVQVITIHKSKGLAFKVVMIPFCNWDINGKINSIFWVPAANTPYHQLQSIPLKYTSALGASAVAIPYYEELLYNNMDALNMLYVATTRTKEYLYMSCLGKKSESISTIGDLLIRIFEDQLTPEGQFLLEEEVIKKGSGKSAAHLSPEIIDLKEYPLSGRLSEVFNSDLRKKELDMLLNDSAGRAGSILHEVLARAVTIHDIDEVLGQMLNEGFFKEKEIADFRKQAMIVLAHEALQNLLLNSTQSVSEKSIIDFTGKSYRPDKVLFTATEVIVIDYKFTKKQSRNHVRQVHGYRDLLREMGYPKVSAYLFYATIGELILV from the coding sequence ATGCCTCAACCACTTAAAATATTACAAGCTTCGGCAGGCTCAGGTAAAACATTCAGCCTTACGGCACACTACCTAACACTCTTACTCTCTGGGGAAACCAAGTACAGGGAGATTCTCGCGGTAACCTTTACCAATAAGGCTACCGAAGAGATGAAAACCCGGATTATGGAAGTGTTAAAAGGCTTTGCTACGGGCGATCAGGAGGTTGAAGATTACAGAATCCTGGTTTTGCAGGCACATCCTGATTTAGATGCAGCCATTTTAAAGGAAAAATCAGCCAGAATATATAAAAGAATACTTCACGATTACAGCCGTTTTTCGGTGAGTACAATTGATGGTTTCGTACAAAAGGTTATACGTGGTTTTGCCTTCGAACTAGGCCTCGACTCCGGTTATAAACTGGAGATGAACTTTGACAAGGTCAAAAATGAACTTGCAGATAAACTGGATGAACAACTGGATGCCAATCCGGAATTACTGCAATGGATCATAGACCTCGCCTTAGACCGGATCAGCAATAATATCAGCTGGAATTACAGAGCTGAATTAACAGACCTTGCCGGAGAAATATTTAAAGAACGCTATCAGCCATTTGACAATGCTATCCAGGCACTGGTGCAGCATACAGATATGAATGTGTTGTTTGGAGATTACCATAAAGAGACTAAAAAACAAATTGCACTGTTTGAAGAAACTGTTAAACAGCTTTCTTTAAAAGCGCTTCACATTTTTGAAGCGTCAGGAGTTAATCCGGATTTTTTAAAAGGGAAATCAAGATCCCCGTTAAATAACCTGAAGAAAATTGCGGATGAAGACTTTGATAAAGTAGAAAGTTTAGGTAAACTCATTGACGAACCTGAAGAATGGTTCAAACCAGGAAGCGATGCCTCATTATATGATACACTGAATCCGGTGATCCGCGATTTATATCAGACTTATACCAATGGACTGCCTGATTATATTTTAGCACAAGCTTTCAATAAAAATTTATATTACCTGCGTTTAATGCAGGAAATGGCTATCCTGTTAAAAACCTACCGGGAAGAAAGCGGCAGTTTACTGATTAGTGATGCGCAAAACCTGCTCAAGGGGATTACCGGAGATGACGATGATAACCCCGCATTTATCTGGGAAAAAACAGGCAGTCGTTACCGGCACTTCTTATTTGATGAATTCCAGGATACTTCAGCCAATCAATGGGGTAATTTCAGGCCGCTGCTAAAAAATGCAATGGCAGAAGCAAACGGGAAACTTATTGATCATCTGATTGTAGGGGATGTAAAGCAGTCGATTTACAGATGGCGCAATGGCGATTGGAATATTCTTCATCAGCAGGCTAAAAAAGATATCGGCGCCACTTATGTTACAGATTCCAGTTTGGAAGAAAATTACAGGAGTACCAGGAACATTATTAATTTTAATAATATCCTGTTTAAGGCATTGCCGATACTGATGCAGAAAAATATCAATACTACAGTAGAGGCACAATCGGCTAACCCTACCCTCCATGAATGGTGGGAAGAGAAAGGCTTTAGCCATATTATTACAGATGTTTATGCAGAAGCAGAACAAAAACTTACGGCAAGAACAGCAGATGGCGGCACCATCGATTTTAATGTTTTAAAAACTGATGAAAATGATGCCCCTTTAAATAAAACAAGTTTCAAGGCGGCGGCGCTTCACAAAATGGTGGAAACGCTTAAACGTCTTTTGATAGAAGAAAAACGTTATCAGGCCGGTGATGCCTGCGTACTGGTGCGTTCCAATTCAGAAGCGATTGCCGTAGTAGATATATTGATGGAGCATAACATCAATGTAATTTCAGGAGAAGCCTTGCTTATTGAGAACAATACCGCAGTGAAAATATTAATTGATACCTTAATGGTGATGGCAGGAATGCCATCCAATACTGCTTTGTATAAAGCAAACTGTATCAGTTTATATGCACAATTACAACAACGTACGCTTGACCCTGCTTCTTTATTTAACCTGAAAAGTAAACAGCTGGAAGAATTAACCGGCGTATTGCCTGCTGATTTATGTATGCACTGGCGCAGCTGGATGCAGCAGCCACTACCCGAATTACTCGAAAAACTGATCTCAGCTTATGGCTTAAATGAAACAGCTTATGCCAATCATTTACCTTATTTATTTGCTTTGAGAGATTTGGCAGGAAATGCCGGCCGTCAGGGAGAGAAAGGGATTACCTCATTTTTGAAATACTGGAAAGAAGAGGGAAGCAGAAAAACCCTGCCTTCTTCGGAGAGTACAGATGCTGTACAGGTCATTACCATCCATAAATCTAAAGGGCTCGCTTTTAAAGTAGTGATGATCCCTTTTTGTAACTGGGATATCAATGGTAAGATCAATAGTATCTTTTGGGTGCCCGCTGCAAATACACCGTACCATCAACTCCAAAGTATCCCGCTCAAATATACTTCAGCATTAGGGGCATCGGCTGTTGCCATTCCTTACTATGAAGAATTACTATATAATAATATGGATGCTTTAAATATGCTTTATGTGGCCACAACGCGCACTAAAGAATATTTATATATGAGTTGTCTGGGTAAGAAATCTGAAAGCATCAGCACCATCGGGGACTTGCTGATCCGGATCTTTGAAGATCAGCTCACACCTGAAGGGCAATTTCTTCTGGAAGAAGAAGTTATTAAAAAAGGATCAGGGAAATCAGCTGCACACCTCAGTCCGGAAATTATTGATTTGAAAGAATATCCATTATCGGGAAGGCTCAGTGAAGTTTTTAATAGCGATCTGAGAAAAAAAGAACTGGATATGCTATTAAATGATAGCGCAGGCAGAGCAGGGAGTATTTTGCATGAGGTGCTGGCCCGTGCGGTGACTATCCATGATATAGATGAAGTTTTAGGGCAGATGCTGAATGAAGGATTCTTTAAAGAAAAGGAAATTGCTGATTTCAGAAAGCAAGCTATGATTGTTTTAGCACATGAAGCATTGCAAAACCTATTGCTGAACAGCACGCAAAGTGTCAGTGAAAAGAGTATAATTGATTTTACAGGTAAAAGTTACCGTCCCGATAAAGTCTTGTTTACAGCAACTGAAGTGATCGTGATTGATTATAAGTTCACTAAAAAACAGAGCCGTAATCACGTCAGACAAGTACACGGCTACCGGGATCTTTTGCGGGAAATGGGTTATCCGAAAGTGAGCGCCTATTTATTTTATGCCACGATTGGCGAATTGATTTTAGTATAA
- a CDS encoding pyruvate dehydrogenase complex E1 component subunit beta produces the protein MREIQFREALREALSEEMRKNENVFLMGEEVAQYNGAYKVSQGMLDEFGDKRIIDTPIAELGFTGIGIGAAMNGLIPVIEFMTFNFSLVAIDQIINGAAKMLSMSGGQFSIPIVFRGPTGNAGQLGAQHSQNFENWYANCPGLKVVIPSTPYEAKGLLKQAIIDPDPVIFMESEVMYGDKGEVPEEEYYLPIGKARIVQEGTDVTIVTFGKMLTRVVNPAVEELTKEGISVEVIDLRTVRPIDYPAIIESVKKTNRLVIVEEAWPLASISSEIAFNVQKNAFDHLDAPVLRITCADVPLPYAPTLIAASLPNAERVIKAVKEVMYVTK, from the coding sequence ATGAGAGAGATTCAATTTAGAGAAGCTTTGCGTGAAGCTTTGAGCGAAGAAATGCGTAAGAATGAAAACGTATTCTTAATGGGCGAAGAAGTTGCGCAATACAATGGTGCATACAAAGTAAGTCAGGGAATGCTTGATGAGTTTGGTGACAAACGTATCATCGATACCCCAATTGCTGAGCTTGGTTTTACCGGTATCGGTATTGGTGCTGCAATGAATGGGTTAATTCCAGTCATAGAATTTATGACATTCAACTTCTCCCTGGTTGCAATCGATCAGATTATCAACGGAGCTGCAAAAATGTTATCCATGAGCGGTGGTCAGTTTTCTATTCCAATCGTATTTCGTGGTCCAACAGGTAATGCAGGTCAGTTAGGTGCGCAACACTCTCAGAATTTTGAGAACTGGTATGCAAACTGCCCAGGTTTGAAGGTTGTTATTCCTTCAACTCCTTACGAAGCTAAAGGATTATTAAAACAAGCTATCATTGATCCGGATCCGGTTATTTTCATGGAATCTGAGGTGATGTATGGTGATAAAGGTGAAGTTCCTGAAGAGGAATATTACCTGCCAATCGGAAAAGCAAGAATCGTTCAGGAAGGTACTGATGTAACTATCGTTACTTTTGGTAAAATGCTGACACGTGTTGTTAATCCGGCTGTGGAAGAATTAACTAAAGAGGGAATCAGTGTTGAAGTTATCGATTTACGTACTGTACGTCCTATCGATTATCCTGCAATCATTGAATCTGTTAAGAAAACAAACCGTCTGGTAATTGTAGAAGAAGCATGGCCATTGGCTTCAATTTCTTCTGAAATTGCTTTCAACGTACAAAAAAATGCATTTGATCATTTAGATGCACCAGTTTTACGTATTACTTGTGCTGATGTACCATTACCATATGCACCAACTTTAATCGCTGCCAGCTTACCAAATGCTGAACGTGTAATTAAAGCAGTGAAAGAAGTAATGTACGTAACAAAATAA
- the prfH gene encoding peptide chain release factor H, translated as MKSISIQITSGQGPEECCRVVAKVQEMLIKQAKQLKIQIEVLENIKGEFNGTLRSALLLAKAEDLTAFTKEWQGSILWIAQSPYRRYHKRKNWFIGVEIYENQEKLRWNPKEIVIETLRASGPGGQNVNKVETAVRAIHKPSGLQVLVMDTRSQLQNKKLCLERLENKVTSWQTRQLIEQQQLQWQNHTALARGNPVKTITASL; from the coding sequence ATGAAAAGCATCAGTATACAAATCACCTCAGGACAAGGTCCTGAGGAATGCTGCAGAGTCGTAGCAAAAGTGCAGGAGATGTTAATTAAGCAAGCAAAGCAATTAAAAATACAGATCGAAGTGCTTGAAAATATTAAAGGAGAATTTAATGGAACTTTGCGTTCTGCACTGCTACTGGCAAAAGCCGAAGATTTAACGGCCTTTACTAAAGAATGGCAAGGGTCAATTCTCTGGATAGCACAAAGCCCATATCGCAGATACCATAAGCGGAAAAACTGGTTCATTGGCGTAGAGATTTACGAAAATCAGGAGAAATTAAGATGGAACCCTAAAGAAATAGTAATAGAAACACTCAGAGCGTCAGGCCCGGGTGGACAAAACGTAAATAAAGTAGAAACTGCAGTCAGAGCAATACATAAACCCTCTGGCCTGCAAGTATTGGTAATGGATACACGTTCACAGCTACAAAACAAAAAACTTTGCCTGGAAAGGCTGGAAAACAAAGTTACTTCATGGCAAACCAGGCAGCTTATCGAGCAGCAGCAATTACAGTGGCAAAATCATACTGCCCTGGCAAGAGGTAACCCAGTAAAAACGATAACTGCAAGCTTATAG